One part of the Capricornis sumatraensis isolate serow.1 chromosome 13, serow.2, whole genome shotgun sequence genome encodes these proteins:
- the STX11 gene encoding syntaxin-11 has protein sequence MKDRLGELVELTKQFDQQFPDDDDDFDSPHEDIVFETDHILESLYRDIQDLQEENQHLFADVRRLGKQNTRFLTSMRRLSSIKRDTNSIGKDIKARGESINRKLGAMKALSEQAEVQHGAHSAVARIARAQYSALARTFQAAMHEYNCAEMKQRENCKIRIQRQLEIMGKDVSGDQIEDMFEQGKWDVFSENLLADVKGARAALNEIESRHRELLQLEGRIRDLHDLFLQMALLVEQQADTLDVIEFNVQKAVEYTGQAKVQVRKAVQYKKKNPCRTICCFCCPCLN, from the coding sequence ATGAAGGACCGACTAGGAGAACTCGTGGAGTTAACCAAGCAGTTTGACCAGCAGTTTCCGGACGACGACGATGATTTTGATTCGCCTCACGAGGACATCGTGTTCGAGACTGACCACATCCTGGAATCCTTGTACCGAGACatccaagaccttcaggaggaaAACCAGCATCTGTTTGCCGACGTGAGGCGGCTGGGAAAGCAGAACACTCGCTTCCTCACGTCCATGCGGCGCCTCAGCAGCATCAAGCGGGACACCAACTCGATCGGCAAGGACATCAAGGCCCGGGGCGAGAGCATTAACCGCAAGCTGGGCGCCATGAAGGCGCTGAGTGAGCAGGCGGAAGTCCAGCACGGCGCGCACTCGGCCGTGGCGCGCATCGCGCGTGCGCAGTACAGCGCGCTCGCCCGCACCTTCCAGGCCGCCATGCACGAGTACAACTGCGCCGAGATGAAGCAACGCGAGAACTGCAAGATCCGCATCCAGCGCCAGCTGGAGATCATGGGTAAGGACGTGTCGGGCGACCAGATCGAGGACATGTTCGAACAGGGCAAGTGGGACGTGTTCTCCGAGAACCTGCTGGCCGACGTGAAGGGCGCGCGGGCGGCTCTCAACGAGATAGAGAGCCGCCACCGGGAGCTGCTGCAGCTGGAGGGCCGCATCCGCGACCTGCACGACCTCTTTCTGCAGATGGCCCTGCTCGTGGAGCAGCAGGCGGACACCCTGGACGTCATCGAGTTCAACGTGCAGAAGGCCGTCGAATACACCGGGCAGGCCAAGGTGCAGGTGCGCAAGGCTGTGCAGTACAAGAAGAAGAACCCCTGCCGGACGATCTGCTGTTTCTGCTGCCCCTGCCTCAACTAG